Proteins found in one Geomonas subterranea genomic segment:
- a CDS encoding DUF5684 domain-containing protein, giving the protein MKGLRTGILVLAVWLGVAGVSFAKEVVFRDGSVLDCESFWRRNGVIVVKVNRDVLLEFAPGEVNLAKTMERAKRKPVRAVRHTKAVPAKAPIAAESAAPAPAADRVKPAQGVKPAQGVKPAQGVKPAQGVKPAQGVKPAQGVKAPAPVAAVARTAEEPVPPAPEVAAAPAAPPAPASAAAAPPAPLTREEVERLSKENVEMMADAIKKGDPELMKKAVEAQKSLAQRQKEAGGAAVVAKGPRPEPPWFKYFLMMVASGLLVIVSMWIVFRKAGESGVKSIIPIYNYYVLMQIAGKPGWWCLLLFVPVVGLATHLLAMLALAEKFGRSPVFGVGLVFLPMIFFPLLAFGDSRFEEVREEELDFTFSEEPPQG; this is encoded by the coding sequence ATGAAGGGATTGCGCACCGGCATTCTGGTGCTGGCCGTTTGGCTGGGGGTGGCGGGAGTTTCTTTCGCCAAAGAGGTCGTCTTTCGGGACGGCAGCGTACTCGACTGCGAATCTTTCTGGCGGCGCAACGGGGTGATCGTGGTCAAGGTGAACCGCGACGTGCTCCTGGAGTTCGCGCCCGGCGAGGTGAACCTTGCCAAGACCATGGAGCGGGCAAAGCGCAAGCCCGTCCGCGCCGTCCGGCATACGAAGGCGGTGCCCGCCAAGGCGCCCATCGCGGCGGAAAGCGCCGCGCCCGCTCCGGCAGCAGATCGGGTGAAGCCGGCGCAGGGCGTGAAGCCGGCACAGGGCGTGAAGCCGGCACAGGGCGTGAAGCCGGCACAGGGCGTGAAGCCGGCACAGGGCGTGAAGCCGGCACAGGGCGTGAAAGCGCCTGCACCAGTCGCTGCCGTGGCACGCACTGCGGAAGAGCCGGTTCCTCCCGCCCCGGAGGTGGCGGCGGCACCGGCCGCGCCCCCCGCGCCCGCATCGGCTGCTGCCGCGCCCCCCGCCCCTCTGACCAGGGAGGAGGTGGAGCGCCTCAGCAAAGAAAACGTGGAGATGATGGCGGATGCCATTAAAAAAGGGGACCCGGAGCTGATGAAGAAGGCCGTGGAAGCGCAGAAGAGCCTGGCGCAGCGGCAAAAGGAGGCGGGGGGTGCCGCCGTGGTGGCCAAGGGGCCCCGGCCCGAGCCACCCTGGTTCAAGTACTTCCTCATGATGGTGGCGAGCGGCCTGCTGGTCATCGTCTCCATGTGGATCGTCTTCCGCAAGGCCGGGGAGTCGGGAGTGAAGAGCATCATCCCCATTTACAACTACTACGTACTGATGCAGATAGCGGGCAAGCCGGGGTGGTGGTGTCTGCTGCTCTTCGTTCCGGTGGTGGGGCTTGCCACCCACCTGCTGGCGATGCTCGCTCTGGCGGAGAAATTCGGAAGAAGTCCGGTCTTCGGCGTCGGCCTGGTATTTCTCCCCATGATCTTCTTCCCGCTGCTTGCCTTCGGCGACTCCCGGTTTGAAGAGGTCCGGGAGGAGGAGCTGGACTTTACCTTCTCCGAGGAGCCCCCGCAGGGATAA
- a CDS encoding fibronectin type III domain-containing protein — protein MNVTDIFVMNHADMDPPEFILWLDDAATLQAAHPLISTQKDQWAPGEVQFRAHKEAISKAWERASALNVCSTKELDAARAAALEDVNINASYLVLRAKHGKDDAWLHNNGYQAKEKTKRIHDRSVSAVALNLKAKNGPSIGEVSLTWGKDPGAGSYQLQICKGHPQGDDSFSDYGFLKKVRTVVGGLERASWYHFRIRSIGNNEVGPWSEPVGIIVT, from the coding sequence ATGAACGTCACCGATATTTTCGTAATGAACCATGCGGACATGGATCCCCCGGAATTCATACTCTGGCTTGATGACGCTGCCACATTGCAGGCTGCCCATCCCTTGATAAGTACGCAAAAGGATCAATGGGCTCCTGGGGAGGTACAGTTCAGAGCACACAAGGAGGCAATCTCGAAGGCGTGGGAGAGAGCCTCCGCCTTGAATGTGTGCAGTACCAAAGAACTTGATGCGGCGAGAGCGGCAGCGTTAGAGGACGTAAACATCAACGCCAGCTACCTCGTGCTCAGGGCAAAACATGGAAAAGATGATGCGTGGCTTCACAACAACGGTTACCAAGCGAAGGAAAAGACAAAGAGGATACACGACAGATCCGTTTCCGCCGTTGCCTTGAATCTCAAGGCTAAAAACGGGCCGAGCATCGGGGAGGTTTCGCTAACGTGGGGAAAAGATCCTGGCGCTGGTTCCTACCAGTTGCAGATCTGTAAGGGGCACCCGCAGGGCGACGACTCATTTAGTGATTATGGTTTCTTGAAAAAAGTACGGACCGTGGTTGGCGGCCTGGAAAGGGCCTCGTGGTACCACTTCCGAATCAGGAGTATCGGCAACAATGAGGTTGGTCCCTGGAGTGAACCTGTCGGCATCATCGTGACCTAG
- a CDS encoding NADPH-dependent F420 reductase, with the protein MTGSYPLDEGGRQGVYLLEEGILPGGGTENSQGGPNMRTKRIGIVGSGNIGGNLGIMLGQAGYEVFFSSRHPENLKELVQDAGPAARAGTVAEAIAFSDVILLSVPLKAYRELDIETKQALQGKIVIDTSNPYPERDGVMAVEARQDPGGMGTVVARLLPGAKIVRAFNSVYFEDLRKTVNKRGDRIGIPIAGDDQEAVEVAVELARSVGLDPVVVGGLTESRLFDVGTPVYATSASASEIKAKLRME; encoded by the coding sequence GTGACCGGATCGTACCCACTGGATGAGGGGGGGCGCCAGGGAGTATACTTGCTGGAGGAGGGAATCCTACCGGGAGGAGGGACGGAAAACAGCCAAGGAGGACCCAACATGAGAACGAAAAGAATAGGCATCGTCGGATCGGGCAACATCGGCGGCAACTTGGGGATAATGTTAGGCCAGGCAGGCTACGAAGTGTTCTTCAGCTCCAGGCATCCCGAAAACCTGAAGGAACTCGTGCAAGACGCCGGCCCCGCCGCCCGTGCCGGGACCGTAGCCGAAGCGATCGCCTTCAGCGACGTTATCCTGCTCTCCGTACCGCTCAAGGCCTACCGCGAACTGGACATCGAAACGAAACAGGCACTGCAGGGCAAAATAGTGATCGACACCTCTAACCCGTACCCTGAGCGGGACGGGGTGATGGCGGTGGAAGCCCGGCAGGACCCGGGAGGAATGGGGACCGTGGTGGCCCGTTTACTCCCCGGAGCGAAGATCGTCCGTGCCTTCAACTCGGTTTATTTCGAGGATCTGAGGAAGACGGTGAACAAGAGAGGCGACAGGATCGGCATCCCCATCGCCGGTGACGATCAGGAAGCGGTGGAAGTCGCGGTCGAACTGGCCCGCAGCGTGGGGCTGGACCCGGTCGTCGTGGGCGGGTTGACCGAGTCCAGGCTCTTCGACGTCGGCACCCCGGTGTATGCGACCAGCGCCTCCGCGTCCGAAATCAAGGCGAAGTTGAGAATGGAATAG
- a CDS encoding DUF4238 domain-containing protein — protein sequence MPDYRRNHYVPEWYQKRFLPKGQRFYYLDLKPETVVSNGHKYHRRALLRWGAEKCFCEQDLYTTRFGKWESTEIEQKFFGKIDDSGRDAVEYFSTYNHDSISYEALYAMLPYMTVQKLRTPKGLKNLAQAARLDNKNLILFKLQEIQQIFCALWSECIWTIADASDCRTKFLVSDHPVTVYNKACFPLSAWCRDCNDPGIWLSASHTLFPLNQDKILILTNLSWVRNPYSNPLDRRPNPKLFRPAVFNFLNIQVGRKLSELEVVEINYVLKQRAWRYIAAAEKEWLYPERHLKTQNWDKLGSGYLFMPDPRSVSFSSEILIGYTNQHVQGFDAYGRRPWHPEYNGKDEQNREWATFQAFKGEFARLFGPKHRGSSNDFGNFHLGPREDSPQLHESHLQAERRYSKNRYKKRR from the coding sequence ATGCCTGACTACCGACGTAATCACTATGTACCCGAGTGGTATCAGAAACGATTCCTCCCGAAAGGCCAGCGCTTTTATTACTTAGACCTGAAGCCGGAGACAGTTGTTTCGAACGGCCACAAATACCACCGGAGAGCTCTTCTCCGGTGGGGGGCTGAAAAATGTTTTTGCGAGCAAGACCTGTACACCACTCGCTTTGGGAAGTGGGAGTCTACGGAGATAGAACAAAAGTTTTTCGGGAAGATTGACGATTCAGGAAGGGATGCAGTCGAATATTTCTCCACATACAACCACGACAGCATAAGTTACGAAGCGCTTTACGCCATGCTGCCGTACATGACGGTGCAAAAACTCAGGACCCCAAAAGGACTTAAGAATCTTGCCCAAGCTGCAAGGTTGGATAATAAAAACCTTATTCTTTTTAAGCTTCAAGAGATCCAACAGATTTTCTGTGCCCTCTGGAGCGAGTGTATTTGGACCATTGCAGATGCCTCTGATTGTCGGACGAAATTCTTGGTCAGCGACCATCCTGTAACGGTTTACAACAAAGCTTGCTTCCCCTTGTCGGCATGGTGCAGGGACTGTAATGATCCAGGAATTTGGCTTTCCGCAAGCCACACGCTTTTTCCTCTCAACCAAGACAAAATCCTGATTCTCACGAACCTGTCGTGGGTGCGAAATCCCTACAGCAACCCCCTTGATCGGAGGCCAAATCCCAAGCTTTTCCGGCCGGCGGTCTTCAACTTCCTAAATATTCAAGTGGGAAGGAAGCTATCCGAGCTTGAGGTCGTTGAAATCAACTACGTGCTTAAGCAGCGAGCTTGGAGGTATATTGCCGCAGCCGAGAAAGAGTGGCTTTACCCTGAGCGTCACCTCAAAACGCAGAACTGGGACAAGCTTGGCAGCGGGTACCTCTTTATGCCTGACCCTCGCTCTGTCTCCTTTTCTTCTGAGATCTTAATCGGTTATACGAACCAGCATGTCCAAGGATTTGACGCCTATGGCAGGAGACCTTGGCATCCAGAGTACAACGGCAAAGACGAGCAAAATAGGGAGTGGGCGACATTCCAGGCATTTAAGGGGGAGTTTGCGAGGCTGTTCGGCCCAAAGCACAGGGGCAGTAGTAATGACTTCGGGAATTTCCACCTTGGACCGCGCGAGGACAGCCCACAGCTCCACGAATCACACCTGCAAGCTGAGCGTCGCTATAGCAAAAATCGCTACAAGAAAAGACGGTAA
- a CDS encoding M48 family metallopeptidase — protein MSGSCTATWYDGRTSQGHAVTVRLVEGSLAVSGAGVDSVYPLAEVCVDPPLGRVRRRLHFPDGASAETGADGFVEELLRRQGRGGVLLGVHRWEKSIGRAVVALALLVAIVFGFLRYLVPVLALKVAFALPPRTEELIGRETLQVLDQVIMRPSALPRLRREEVTRRFRAMTAGDPQRQGWRLEFRSSKEIGANAFALPSGIVVVTDRMVELAENDDDLAGVLAHEIGHLERRHALRHLLQNSVTALVVATLTGDLVSAGSLAATMPTALVDAKYSRDFEWEADAAAVRFLKRQGIPVRRYAEILARLEADHYQERKDVPRLGELFDDHPAMLERVQKVLAAQ, from the coding sequence ATGAGCGGTTCCTGCACGGCGACATGGTATGACGGACGCACCTCGCAGGGGCACGCGGTGACGGTGCGCCTTGTGGAAGGTTCCCTGGCGGTATCGGGCGCGGGGGTCGACTCGGTTTATCCCCTGGCGGAGGTCTGTGTGGACCCGCCCCTGGGGAGGGTGAGGCGCAGGCTGCATTTTCCCGACGGCGCCAGTGCGGAGACCGGCGCGGACGGTTTCGTGGAGGAACTTCTGCGCAGGCAGGGGAGGGGAGGGGTGCTCCTTGGCGTGCACCGCTGGGAGAAGAGCATCGGCCGGGCCGTGGTTGCGCTGGCACTGCTTGTCGCCATCGTCTTCGGGTTCCTGCGCTATCTCGTTCCCGTCCTTGCGCTCAAGGTCGCCTTCGCCCTTCCACCCCGGACCGAGGAGTTGATCGGCCGGGAAACCCTGCAGGTCCTGGACCAGGTGATCATGCGGCCGAGCGCGCTCCCCCGGCTACGCAGGGAGGAAGTGACGCGCCGTTTCCGCGCCATGACCGCGGGGGATCCGCAACGTCAGGGCTGGCGCCTGGAGTTCCGCTCCTCGAAGGAGATAGGGGCCAACGCCTTCGCGCTCCCCTCGGGGATCGTCGTGGTAACCGACCGGATGGTGGAACTTGCCGAAAACGATGACGATCTGGCCGGCGTGCTGGCGCACGAGATCGGGCACCTGGAGCGCAGGCACGCGCTGCGCCACCTGTTGCAGAATTCCGTGACCGCCCTGGTGGTTGCCACCCTGACCGGAGACCTCGTCTCCGCGGGTTCGCTCGCCGCCACGATGCCCACCGCTCTCGTCGACGCCAAGTACTCGCGCGACTTCGAGTGGGAAGCCGATGCCGCCGCGGTTCGCTTTCTGAAGCGGCAGGGGATTCCGGTGCGGCGCTACGCCGAGATCCTGGCGCGGCTGGAGGCGGATCATTACCAGGAACGCAAAGATGTTCCCCGCCTGGGGGAGCTGTTCGACGACCACCCCGCCATGCTGGAGAGGGTGCAAAAGGTGCTGGCCGCCCAGTAG
- a CDS encoding SGNH/GDSL hydrolase family protein yields MDTILSKRRTILGLLLALVLLVPGWALAQTSFDRIVVFGDSLSDPGNAFVFVGKANTPPYQFLDQLLVPEMPYARGGHHFSNGATWVEQLARQFSLSDNTRPAYRELGVDATNYAIGGARAHDKAGEATITFEVTTFLNVFGGQAPPDALYVVEFGSNDIRDALEAQDPAIIGQAVSSLQANISALYYAGARKFLVCNAPDLSLTPALLATDKVMPGAAAGAHQLSQYYNFLLDDLLTSMSSQLPDLQMVRVSFFGKLEELVTDPSAFGLNVVDTPCLTPGAPPFVCNKPDTFVFWDGIHPTEKVHGIIAQQALTELAK; encoded by the coding sequence ATGGATACAATTCTTTCCAAGAGGCGGACGATACTGGGGCTTTTGCTGGCACTCGTGCTGCTGGTGCCGGGATGGGCCCTGGCACAGACGTCCTTCGACCGCATCGTGGTCTTCGGCGACAGCCTTTCGGATCCAGGCAATGCGTTCGTGTTTGTCGGCAAAGCGAACACCCCGCCCTACCAGTTCCTGGATCAACTCCTCGTTCCTGAGATGCCTTACGCCAGGGGCGGCCACCACTTCAGCAACGGCGCCACCTGGGTGGAACAGTTGGCACGGCAATTTTCGCTTTCGGACAATACCCGGCCCGCTTACCGCGAACTCGGTGTGGACGCAACCAACTATGCTATCGGCGGAGCGAGGGCGCACGACAAGGCGGGTGAGGCGACCATCACCTTCGAGGTCACCACGTTCCTCAACGTGTTCGGCGGACAGGCGCCGCCCGACGCGCTCTACGTGGTGGAATTCGGAAGCAACGACATAAGGGACGCGCTGGAGGCCCAGGATCCCGCCATCATCGGGCAGGCGGTCTCCTCCCTGCAGGCAAACATCTCCGCTCTCTACTATGCCGGCGCCAGGAAATTCCTGGTATGCAACGCCCCGGACCTTTCACTAACGCCCGCGCTTCTCGCCACCGACAAGGTCATGCCGGGAGCCGCGGCGGGCGCACACCAGTTATCCCAGTACTACAACTTCCTCCTCGACGACCTCCTGACATCGATGTCATCCCAGCTCCCCGACCTGCAGATGGTGCGCGTCAGCTTCTTCGGCAAACTGGAAGAGTTGGTCACAGATCCCTCAGCTTTCGGACTGAACGTCGTCGACACCCCCTGCCTGACACCGGGCGCGCCGCCTTTTGTCTGCAACAAACCCGACACTTTCGTCTTCTGGGACGGCATCCATCCCACCGAGAAGGTACACGGCATCATCGCGCAGCAGGCGCTGACAGAGCTGGCGAAGTAA
- a CDS encoding DUF4177 domain-containing protein, with the protein MVVKCPFCDFSGNVDAAKIPEEGKITRCPKCAKEFAISKKEVNENMNNTTTCPKCSNIQTNQEICEKCGVVFSKYKKNNITNRSTEFIDTSNCNKPSEINEDKSYNLELVNQSKLLVKSSIAIIMIMVLTLAGYVVLRSNSWEYKVVKLNGSMERTGADAFKVTTIVPSEENINKYGRDGWELVSSHLEYETAYPNFGNTDYVTGIQPNVRPQSLVLIFKRKGKLFGPKGT; encoded by the coding sequence ATGGTAGTTAAATGTCCATTTTGTGATTTTTCGGGAAATGTTGATGCTGCAAAGATACCCGAGGAAGGTAAGATAACGCGGTGCCCTAAGTGCGCAAAAGAGTTTGCAATATCAAAAAAAGAAGTTAACGAAAATATGAATAATACAACTACCTGCCCAAAATGCAGCAATATCCAGACAAACCAAGAAATATGTGAAAAATGTGGAGTTGTATTCTCAAAGTATAAAAAGAATAACATTACTAATAGAAGTACAGAATTTATAGATACTTCTAATTGCAACAAGCCATCTGAGATAAATGAGGATAAAAGTTACAATCTTGAATTAGTTAACCAATCAAAGCTTTTGGTGAAGTCATCTATTGCTATTATAATGATAATGGTATTGACTTTGGCAGGCTATGTTGTGCTTAGATCTAATAGTTGGGAATATAAGGTAGTGAAATTGAACGGCAGTATGGAACGAACTGGCGCCGACGCTTTTAAAGTCACAACCATAGTTCCATCTGAGGAAAACATTAATAAATACGGTCGTGACGGGTGGGAGCTAGTTAGCTCACATCTTGAATACGAAACTGCTTATCCTAATTTTGGTAATACAGACTATGTCACAGGGATTCAACCAAATGTGAGACCGCAGAGCTTAGTGTTAATATTTAAGCGTAAAGGCAAGTTATTTGGGCCTAAGGGGACGTAG
- a CDS encoding AEC family transporter, with protein MENFVLIGVFVLLGMLFRRLEAFPKDSAQTLNMFALYVSLPALILLKVPQIVLSREILTAAVVPWGLLLLSVTAVLGAARLWRWERGTVGVLLLVVPLGNTSFLGVPMVQAFFGAGGLPYLIIYDQLGTLLIMVSYGSLILALYGKDGGSVNLVAMVRKMLFFPPTIALMAGLVARSWPYPEKLAQGLQNVALTLVPVVMTAIGLQMRLRLPRRVFGPLAFGLAVKLLAAPLSALLVCRLAGLGGMVVDVSVLEAAMPPMVTAGALAVVAGMEADLAVAMIGIGIILSFGTLPAIYFLTRLAP; from the coding sequence ATGGAAAATTTCGTATTGATAGGGGTGTTCGTTCTTCTGGGGATGCTCTTTCGCCGCCTTGAAGCCTTCCCCAAGGATTCTGCGCAGACCCTCAACATGTTCGCCCTCTACGTCTCGCTGCCGGCGCTGATACTGCTGAAGGTGCCGCAGATCGTGCTCTCCCGCGAGATACTGACCGCGGCCGTGGTCCCCTGGGGGCTGCTGCTCCTCTCGGTCACTGCCGTGCTCGGCGCCGCTCGCCTGTGGCGCTGGGAACGGGGCACGGTCGGCGTGCTGCTCCTGGTGGTGCCGCTTGGGAACACGTCGTTTCTCGGCGTGCCGATGGTCCAGGCCTTCTTCGGGGCTGGGGGGCTTCCCTACCTCATCATCTACGACCAGTTGGGGACGCTGCTCATCATGGTAAGCTACGGCTCCCTCATCCTCGCCCTCTACGGCAAGGACGGCGGCTCCGTGAATCTCGTCGCGATGGTCAGGAAGATGCTTTTCTTTCCGCCGACCATCGCCCTGATGGCCGGCCTCGTCGCCCGCTCCTGGCCCTACCCGGAGAAACTCGCACAGGGGCTGCAAAACGTCGCCCTGACCCTGGTGCCGGTGGTGATGACCGCCATCGGGCTGCAGATGCGGCTCCGTTTGCCGCGCAGGGTCTTCGGGCCGCTGGCATTCGGGCTGGCCGTGAAGCTCCTGGCGGCTCCGCTGTCGGCGCTTCTGGTCTGCCGTCTGGCCGGGCTTGGCGGCATGGTGGTCGACGTCTCCGTCCTGGAAGCGGCCATGCCCCCCATGGTGACCGCCGGCGCCCTGGCCGTCGTCGCGGGAATGGAGGCCGACCTCGCCGTCGCGATGATCGGCATCGGCATCATCCTCTCCTTCGGGACCCTCCCCGCCATCTATTTTCTGACGCGCCTGGCACCCTGA
- a CDS encoding YjgN family protein has product MSAFILTCPVCNFSKQVEVAVVPRPGTTVTCPVCKSMFPFESDEPAAAPGTDEAPFADEAGEAGEAGEATAPVSPPPRKEARRTLAFDFTGSAREYFGIWIVNTFLRIVTLGLYSPWAKVRKRRYFYGNTLLDGVPFDFLGDPWAILKGWFLAGLFFTLYSFASRVSPLVSALLMLFFLGVFPWVVVRSRIFNLRNTSHRNIRFGFNADYAEAYRVFLWWQLLLPLTMGVLVPYIYYRQRRFLVENSRYGTTPFRFHATPGQYFRIFLPMVILFPVAFAAAIGAILVKPNALTVALPAVFFTGVYLCAALYVRTALTNLTWSSTSLGDHRFTCALRMRDLIWIYLSNAVAVICTLGLLAPWATVRLLRYRLERLSAAGAGGLDAIRASKETQVGAAPEELGDMLGFDLGL; this is encoded by the coding sequence TTGTCCGCCTTCATCCTGACCTGCCCCGTTTGCAACTTCTCCAAGCAGGTCGAGGTCGCCGTCGTGCCGCGGCCCGGCACCACGGTCACCTGTCCCGTCTGCAAGTCCATGTTCCCCTTTGAAAGTGATGAGCCCGCTGCCGCGCCCGGAACAGATGAAGCGCCTTTCGCCGACGAGGCAGGCGAGGCAGGCGAGGCAGGCGAGGCCACGGCGCCGGTGTCGCCGCCTCCCCGCAAGGAAGCGCGCCGCACGCTCGCCTTCGATTTCACCGGCAGCGCCCGGGAGTACTTCGGCATCTGGATCGTCAATACATTCCTGCGCATCGTGACCCTGGGGTTGTACTCCCCCTGGGCCAAGGTCCGCAAACGGCGCTACTTCTACGGCAACACCCTGCTCGACGGGGTCCCCTTCGATTTTCTCGGCGACCCCTGGGCGATCCTCAAGGGATGGTTTCTGGCCGGTCTGTTCTTCACCCTCTATTCCTTCGCCTCGCGCGTCAGTCCGCTGGTCTCCGCCCTGCTCATGTTGTTCTTCCTGGGAGTGTTCCCCTGGGTGGTGGTCCGCTCACGCATCTTCAACCTGAGGAACACCTCGCACCGCAACATCCGTTTTGGTTTCAACGCCGACTACGCCGAGGCCTACCGGGTCTTTCTCTGGTGGCAGTTGCTCCTGCCGCTGACCATGGGAGTCCTCGTCCCGTACATCTATTACCGTCAACGGCGTTTCCTGGTGGAAAACAGCCGCTACGGCACCACTCCCTTTCGCTTTCACGCCACGCCGGGGCAGTACTTCCGCATCTTCCTCCCCATGGTGATCCTGTTTCCGGTTGCCTTTGCTGCGGCGATCGGCGCCATCCTGGTGAAGCCCAACGCACTGACGGTGGCGCTGCCGGCGGTTTTTTTCACAGGTGTTTATCTTTGCGCCGCCCTCTATGTCCGGACCGCACTCACCAATCTGACCTGGAGCTCCACGAGCCTTGGCGATCACAGGTTCACCTGCGCGCTCCGGATGCGCGACCTCATCTGGATCTACCTCTCCAACGCCGTCGCGGTCATCTGTACGCTGGGACTGCTGGCGCCTTGGGCAACGGTGCGTCTGTTGCGCTACCGCCTGGAACGTCTCAGTGCGGCCGGCGCGGGGGGGCTCGATGCCATCCGCGCCTCCAAGGAGACCCAGGTCGGCGCCGCGCCCGAGGAACTGGGGGACATGCTCGGCTTCGACCTCGGCTTATGA